In Pongo pygmaeus isolate AG05252 chromosome 19, NHGRI_mPonPyg2-v2.0_pri, whole genome shotgun sequence, the genomic stretch AGATGGGCATTCTCCAGGCACTTCTGCGAATACTGCTCCGAGAGGACCTCCAGTTCCCGCTGCACCGACTGCAGCTCCTCCCTGGGGAGAGGGCAGCACTCAATCCTCTGCCTGCTTCTAGACAAGGCCTCTCAGAGGCTGGTGCACCTCCTTGACACCAGACACAGCCAAGCACAGGTCAGGCCTGCACAGTCTGTTGTCTTAATCAGCCTGGGTCATACAGAGTAAGGGATCCCTTACAGAGATGGCCTCACGCCCCTCCCTGGTCCTTTCTCACAGTCTGACAGTCCTACAGCTAGCACTTCTCTGGTGATGCCAGTCAGGACAGAATCCAGTCTGCAGCCACACAGAACCCCCATTTCTAGAACTCTCTTCTGACTCAGAATTTGTTTTCAGTAAACCCACTTTTGAAGCCATCTGTGTCTGACAGCCAGGACCAGGCTCTACACAAGACTCAAAAAACCAAGCTTCCTGAGGTTGTTCTGCCACCCTGGATCCAGGAGGGCCGTCCTCCTGCAGATGAACCAGGGATGAGGGGCTTCCAGGTGAGCCACCCTGCTCTGACCAAGGTCAGCGTGAGCCTCTACAGGGTGCCGTTGACCGCTGCCAGCTCCTGAGGCAGGGCCCCTGGCTTCGGCTATGCTATAAAGGTTCCTGGTAGAGCCTGAGTACCGTGACGCTCATGGTGGCCAATCTGTGGGCTTCTAGCTGTGTCAATTCTACCAAGTGAAAAAAGTCTCCAGCAGTTTTTCTGGTATTGTTCTATCCTGCCTGTGCAGAGGGAATCAGCACGTGTGGTTTTAAACCACAGTACTAGTTCTCACTTCTGCCCTGTACGACCAAGCCCCGCTGCCTGGCTCCCGGTGGGCTAGCAGGGCAGCTGTCGAGGAACACATCTGGGCAGTCACTGGGATCAGCCCTGGACAAGAGGGGAGTTTAAGATTTCGTTTGTTACATCTCATTCTTGGCATTTCGAGGAACAGTCTCTCTGAATAAAGGAGGCCCCACTTGGGCCATATCCTGCACTGGACAAGAGGGCATCTGAGCTACCCTCAGCACCCAGGGGCCCCAGGCCCCAACTTCTGGAGGCCTCTGCAAAGACACAGGAagggcccagctgtggcctggtCAGTCACCCCCCAGGGGCCCTCCCAAGGGCAGATGGGCAGGTCCAGCCACTTACAGGTACTGGCGCCGCAGGGCCTCAACATCCGAGTTGACACTGCTGATCTGGGACCGCTGGCTCTTCTCCAGCTCCCGCTCCATCTCCTCCCGGTGGGCGTTCTTCATGGCTTCGATGGCTGCAGGCAAGGACACGGCCTCAGCACCGAGGGGCCACACCCTTCCTACTgaccggggtgggggtggggagctccACACAATGGGGTGGCGCCTGCCACTGCTGATGCTTGCTTAGTCAATCAGCAGTTGGATTTTGCACGACAGGCTGGCCCCTCATGAACCAATTCTCTGAGGTGGGTGCAGGCTGGGAGAATTCTCCATGAACTCCCCCTGGAAGGAATGCtcgtttggttttttttttagtgttagaAGAAAACCaaactgattaaataaatgtCAATGTTAAATTCCAACATGAGTTTATAAAACAAGCAAGCTTTTGTGCTGGTGTATTTTCTTCCTTGGAACTAAATTAACAAACCACTGAGGTGGCGATTACATAAAGGGGAAGGCAGCACAAGGCGGAGGGGACGTGCTTGTTTAGGGCCACCTGCCGGTGAAGCGACATATCCTCACGCTGACGGCAGGGGCACTCTGGCCAGGGATGGTCCCACGCTGACAGGTGTCTGTCAGGGGGAAAGTCACTGGCTGGACTGACACTGGTCAGTCTACTTGTTGGGACTGGAAAGTCACAGGTTGGGACAGCTCCTTTTGTGCAGCCGGCCCGACGGGGCTGTCAGGGGTCGAAGTGTGCGCTCTCAGCTTACAAGCTCTCAAAAGGGACCTAAAATTGGCCTTTGCCTCAGAGTGAATAGTCAAAGAACCCTTCAATAATGAAGTTTACATCTCAGCCAAAAGGCAATTTAAAGGCTGCCATCCCTCTGAGTTGTGTGTCTAGCTCAAAAAAAGCTGGCCACCCACCCTGCCCTCAGGGttaccccaccccccacctgAGATGGTGGCTGCTGTCTCCTCGGCTAGGAGGCGGTCTTTCTCTTCCCGAAGTTTCTCTAGCTCCCGCTGGTGCTGCCTCTGCAGATCTTCAATCTTCTTCTGGTGCGTTTCTTCCATTGCTGCAAACCCTCGCTCGCACGTGGCCTGCAAAATGCAAAAGGGACTTCATCGacttctttctttatctctaagTTGGGCGCCGTTTTAAATAAGGGAGCCAGGAATCCCACCCTGTCCAGGCCCAGCTGTGACTGGGCACTCACTGAGCGTGCTCCACCATGGGCGCCCTGAACAGGATCCCTGGGGCTGTCTGGGGATTCTCAGCAATGCCATCAGAGCATTCAGAAAAGGGTGTTACCAGTCAACTCTACCTCTTATTTCTGTGATTGTACTGTGCCCCATTTCTTCCTGGGAGAAGTTGgtgtggtgggtggggagaggcTGCTATGAAATGGAAACCAGCCAATCCCAGACCTTCCTGCGTTGCTGCCAGGTGGGACCcacaggaaggaggagagagcaCGTGTGCAGAGGCTGGCTGTGTCTGGTCTGGAGGGACACAGTGAAAGGCCCATAAAACAGGGATGAGGGACTTGTCTGCTGGAGGGAGCCAAGGCCATTCCACATATAGGGAGTGGCCTGGCGGGCACTGGGCTGGGAGCCTCTCAACCCACAGTGGGTTGGGGGTACATAGAGTCCACTTCTGGGAGCTGGGGGTTGGGACTCTGCCACTAGCCAGCTGACAACCTCCAGCTGGTCACTTAATGCTCAGGTGTTGACTGAGGGAGTAAGATCAGGCTACAGGATCTCCTTCCTTCTAGCCTGTGTCTTATTTCTTACTCTTTTCTTAAAGAAGGGCACCAATGACTTAGCATCTCTGCTAACTCTAACAAGTACATGACAGGAGACCTGCTTTCCAAACTCTCCTGTGCCTCCCTAGAGCAACACAGGCATGCCCCAGGATGGGAGCAAGCCACACCAGGAAGCCCAGGCCTGGTTATCAGAGCTGCGCTCACTAACAAAGCAGGTGAGCGTGCTGCACAGCTGCCGGGAGAGGTGGGTGTGTAGCTATTTTGAGCACAGAGGCACACACTTTCTGTCTAAATCCTTCAAGTGGTCTGCTTCAGAGAAGGGACTGGGCCTCTCGCTGagttttaaaaactggaagaacgtggccacattcctttccaaattcaagtGTGGGAGCTTCCCCACTCTGGGCTCATAGCCTGCACCACTTGGTCATTCTTCTTGCATGTGGATTCTAGAAAGGATACCAAGAAATCCTATCAGCATGCCTGGGCATCTTTCTCTGGGCCCACTTTTGGCGATGGCCAACTCTGAGAGCCTCAGGCAGTATTTCCAAACTCATGGTCAGTCTGGACTTGACTGCAACCTATGTGCTGCTCTGGGCAAATGTCTCAGCTATTGCCACTATTAACTAGGCATCCCATCCCCTCTCCCAGCGGCTCCACCTGGAAGCATCTGTCTCTTCCTGCCACCCTCACACCTCAGGACGGCTGCAGGAGCTCGGAGCTCTGGAGCTCCTGGTCCTCAGGCCCCAAGGTTgagctcttctttcttcctcccactCGCTTTGGTTTGTATGTGGCTTCTCAGTAACACATTTAACTAACAggtcttttttaattaaaaaaaaaaaaaaatatatatatatggaatacttcatgaatttgtgtgtcatccttgtggaggggccatgctaatcttctctgtatcattccaattttagtatatatgcTGCTAAAGCGAGCACAACTAGTATTAATAGGTCTTTTaagtcttattttttctttgagtctACTTGCTGGGAAAAGTCTTAATTTGATCTGAGTGCTTTGGAATATTACGCAGGTAAGAGTCAAAAATCTAACAGAAGCACTGGGACATCTTTAAAGACCCAGTTGCTTCTTTGGAGAGAAACTATATGCTAAAAAAATAATTGATCTTGCAAACAAATGTTAATTTAAGCCAATCATTCCTGGGACCAAAAGAAGTTCCTCGATGACTGCAATCGTGGTGTGGTGGGAGCCTGTGGATGTCAGAGGACGGCTGTTAGGCCAAGACCCTGTCCCCAACGACCCAAGTGGAAATCTGCGTAAAGTGATGAAATCTCAAGGTGCTGTCTATTTACAAGTTCTGTATGCCTGCAGGGGTGGGTGAGAACACCACACCTGGGCTAGAAGCTCCCAGGCACAGGACGAGACACTATGCAACGGCAGCCAAGGCAGCAGGGAGTGGACAGTGTCCAAGCCCCTAGGAGGGGCCTCATCCCGACCTGCATCATCTGTTTCTCCCTCCTGGTGACACTGGCCCAGCACAATCTCTGGTCAGTTCTCAACATAAGGCAGTCctcttttttctgatttcttgctCAGTGTTGGCATAATGGCACCTGCATGGGGCCTCCCCTGCACCTGGTTGGCTAACCTAAGGCAGCCTTGGTGTGGAGGGGGCTCTTACGGATGCAGACAGGAAGCAGGGCATCGCTGTACCCAGGCCCTGCCCCCGTGGACCCTGCTGATTGTCTGGGAAGCTGCAGGGAAGGGCACTAGCAAGCATATTTGGGGTCAAAGCAAAGGTTTGCGCAATTAACTTTTCAAGGTGCACCTGGACCCATCTTGGTGCTGCTCCTGGTCATTTTAAAATGACCACAGTGTCATCATATACACACACTTTCAAAACATAGCTGTTGAAACCTTCTCACAACTCATAATGGTTTTTGAAAGGTTTTGACTGATTTGGGGAAAGAATGGTGAAAAAGAGCTTCTCAGTTCTCCTGAGGTGCTCGCTGACCACCACACCTGTGTGTCTGGGTAGGGCCGAGTCCATCACAGAGGTGACATGTGAGCTGCTGTTTCCATTCAGAGCTACAGGAGTAAGGGGCTGGGAAAAACAGGTGTCCTGCTAGACAGTGGCTGTGAGGATGTGTGGGCAGGAGCAGTTGCAGCCGCCTGGGAGTCAGGAGCTCGCTACACAATGGTGCTGGCTGTGTGTGCGCCCGGCTCTGCCACATGAGCGTGGGAGACACCACCTGAACATGGCTTTTGAGGGGCCTAGTCATCCTAGTCATTTACTGGGGCAGCTTCCTGAGTAGGAGGAACATAAGGGCACAGGTATCATGGTAAACTTTTGAATCTAAGGGATGACGCTTGACAGCCACACATGGTGGGTGTGGCCTGCAGCTACAAAGGGTGGGGCCAGAGAGCTGGGCCTCCACTCAGCCCACTACCACCTCCAGGGCCTGGCATTTCGCCTTTGTGCTCCAGGACCTCAGGGGCGGGGGTGCAGGACAGTTCTGGGGAAAATCTACTTGTAAAGGTCCTGGGGAAGGGGACAAGAGTGGCTGGAGGCTGTGCTCAGTGGGAAAGCTCTTCTCACCAGAGCACACATCAAATGCCAGTTCCAGAGAGGGACCCTCCGCCCAACTGTGCTCTCCTAGGGCAATCAAGAGGAGACTGCCCTCCAACCGGGCCCTGGCTCTCCGGGGTGTTGCTGTGAGTACAAGGCTGTCCTCAGGCAGCTGCCTCAGATTTGGGCTGGGACTGGGCCAGGCGGGGTTCcgggggcaggggcaggaagaAGGCAAGGCTGGCAAGGGGATTGGGGGCTGCTCTCAGGAACACGGAGAGGCCACATTAGGCAGGCAGAGAAGTGCTGGGAAGACTATGTGCTTCTCTCCCACCAAAGACCCTGGCAGCCCTCCTGCTAGTTCTCCTCCTGGTGGAGGACACTGGGGGATGCGGAACAAGAGGCTAAGCCTGCGGCCCAGGCCCTGCTGAGACCACACCATGGCTAGCAAGTAGAGGGACAGCAGCATATCCCCTCAATTCTGCCTGCACAGTAGCTGAGCCAGACGTCCCCACACCCACCCCGTTATCAAGGAAGATCTACTTTGCAAATTGAATGGGGCGTTAAGACCTTAAGGCTCTCCAAGTCCCTCTGGTACTTCTCGCGCAGTGTGGCTGCATCGCCCTCCAGGTCCTTGTGTCCCAGCTCCTCCCGCATGACGTCCATCTGGGCCTCCAGCTCCTGGATGCGCTCCCTCAGCCCCATCATGGAGTCAGCCTCTCCCTGGGTGGCCTGCCAGTTGGGGGCAGGGGCTGGCAGGGCCTTGGGGTGCGGCCCCTGGTGGAGGCAGAAGGTGTCCTGAAGGCACCTCAGGCTCTGCGAGTAGTGCTCCTGCAGGGTCCTCAGCTCCTCCTCGTGAATCGTCTGCAGCTCCCGGACCTTGAGCTGGAACCTGTCCTCCAGGGTCTGTATCTGCTCGCCATGATGCCTCTCCATGTCCTGCCTGTCTCTGACCGAGGCATCCAGCTGGCTCAGGACCCGGCTGCGCTCGGCCTGCAGTGTGCTCTCGGTCCTGGTCAGCTGCTCCACCACACACCGAATCTCCTCCTCATACCTGCCCCGCAGGGTGAACATGCTCATGCTGTGCTTGCTCTCTGCATCCTCCAGACACTGCTGCTGATGGTCTAGCTGGGCGGCCTTGGCCTTGAGCTCTGCATTCTCCCTTTCAACAATGGCAATGACATCCAGGTACTCGCTCTTCTGCTTGCGGAGAAGCTCCTCGTACTCCTCCCTCAAGGCCTGCGCTGCCTGTGCCTGCTCTGCGCAGGAGGGCTCCCGGGTTTGCCAGGACTCCTTGCAGAGCTGGAGCTCCTTCTCATATTCTAGCCGGATTCTGCAGGCCGCATAGCACACCTGGGCCTGAATAATGGCATCCTGAACCAACAATGAAGAATACTGACCGAGGCCTCCCAAACAAGTGTTATACGAGAGACTCTGGGACACCTGGAGAAGCTTCTGGCAATCTCTCAGCGATTCCACAGGTGGCAGAGATGGTAGGGCAGCCGCTATCTCCTCTAAGAGGCTGGCCTTCTCCTTCAGCTGCTGGGCAAGCTCCTCCTGAATAGCAACAAAGGCCCCAGGGCTCTGGTCAGACACATGCAAGGGCTCCTGAGAACCGTCTGAGTCTCGGCCCAGGACTTCTCCTAAGGGGCTCAGGTCCCAGGACAGCTGAACACCATCTTCATGGCCCGCTGGAAGCCTGAGGGCTTCCAAGACCTGCTGCATCACTCTCTCAAAGTCTGGGGTTTGGTAGGCTCCCAGGATTTCCCTCAGCAGGCACTTGTGCTGCCGCAGGGCCGTCTGGGTGCCCCGCAGGGTCTCCTGGATGCTCTGTAGCCTGCGGTGGAACGACTCCCTCACTGACTGTGTGGCAAAGCTGAGCTCTGCCCTGACCCATGTGGCATTGGCCAGGACGGGGGCCAGGCCCTGTGGGATGCTCTGCTGCCCGTCTCCTGAGGCACTGACTGCCTCTCCTCCCAGCGTCCCCAAGTGCTTCCTCAGAGACTCAACCTGGCTCCAGAACTCACCATCCACCAGCACCTTCCTGGCCCAGGTGTCTACGGGGGCCCCAGCAGATTCCATCAGTGGCTGTCCTGACCAAGAAATCTCGTGGAGCATTCGGGAGACATCTGATGTTGTGTTCTTCAGGGAATCTGCTATCTGGCTGATCAGCGAAGCCTCCAGAGCAATCTGGTCAGAAAGAAGCCTCacctgctcctgctctgtcagctCAGACTGGGAGTACTGCTGCAGGGAGGCAGGCTTCCCATTCTCCTCGGTGCCACCTGTCTCCAGCTGTGCACAGGCCCCGCCATGGGCTGGGGCCGGCCAGTGCCGCAGGGCTTGGGTGGCGCTGATGAGTGCACTCTCCACACTGGCCAGGGAGGCTGCGCGTGCGTCCTGCTCATCCTCCTGGCTGGCCCTAGGCAGAGATCTCAGTTGTTCTCGGCAATTTTCCAGGCACATCAGGGCCTGACTGTTCTTGACCTGGAAGTCCCCAAGCTCTCCAACATGCCCTTCAACCCTCCTGGccctctcctgcctctcctgctCCAGCTGGGAGGCCAGTGCGCCAACCTGGAGCAGGCTGGCACGGAGCTGCTCACGCAGCTGGGCCTCGGTGCCCGCCCACTGGTGATGCAGTGCGAGCAGTGCCTCACGGCTCTGACCCTGCTGGCTCTCCAGCCTCACGGTCACGTCTTTGAGCTTTTCCTCTGTGACGTAGAGCTTGGTCTCCAGGGAGTGGATGATGGAGAGGTATGTGTCAGAGTCGCCAGTTGCAGGCAGTACACTGGGTGCAGGCTCTGAGGACATGCTTTCTTCCGAGGGTGACCGGTCCTGGCTGGTGTCGGAAGATGTGCTGCTGGTCCAGGTCTTCTCAGACCCTTCGGGGTGAATGTATCTTTGGCACTGGATTGTGGAGAACCGGATTCTTTGCCTTTTAACACCAGGTGCCCCCTGGTCGAGTTTGGCTGTGCCCTGCTGATGGCCCTCCCTGTCAAGCACCTCCACTGACTTTGGGGGCACCATGCTCTCTTCCCTATTGGGGCTGCTGTCACCGTACTCCTCCCCTGGAGGAGCCTCCAGGTCCTCGTCCTCATCCTCAAGCCTTGTGTGTGGGAGGCCTAGAGGTGCCCTAGTGGCTTGGACTGGTTGGCCTGGGAGCAAAGTGCCATCCCTTTCTGTCTCTTCAGGAGTACTCTGTGGCTCTTCCATGTCCTTTGGAGATTCACTTGCAAATTTCCTTAAAATCTCTTCTTTTGCCTGGAGCTTAATTTCTGTTTCCTCTAAGCTGCTCCCCAAGGCAACCATTTTAACCAAAGCCTCATTGAGGTCCTGCTCCTTCTTCTCCAGAACCTTCTCATGTGCTTCCTTAATGCGTTCcagctcttcctccttctctctcagcaGAGTGTGCATGCTCTGCAGCTGGCTGGAGACCCTCTGGTAGGAGTGCTCCAGGCTCTGGTTGTCGGCCTCTCTTCTCCTCAGCTTTTCCCGGAGCTCAGCCACATCCTCGTCGGACGTGGCCACGCGCTCTGTCAGCTCCTGGAACCGCTGCCTGAGGAGGTCCCGCTCATCACAGAGGCTCTGCACGTGCTCTGCGAGCCTGCGCACGCTGGCCTCTCGTGCCTCCAGCTGCTCCTCCAGCTGGTGCACCTGCTCACTGCCCTCGAAAGTGGCGCTCAGCTTCTCCTTCTGCAGGGTCTCCACCTGCTGTGCCTGACCCTGCAGCTGGTCCTCATAGGCGCTGGCCTTGTCTTCCACCTCCTTTAGGTTCTGCAGcaatgcctgcttctccttctcacAGCTCTCCAGCAGCAGCTCGTAGTTTCTCTGCAGCTTCTCCTCCATCAGCCGCTGGGCCTGCTCACTGGCGCCCAGTTGCTGGCTGAGGTCGGCAATGCGCTCCTGCAGCCTCTGGACCTCCTTCTGCCGGTCCCGCTGCAGCGCCTGCTGTGTCTCCATGCCCCGTAGCTCCTGCGTCTTCTCCAGCAGCAGGGCCTCGGCACTCTTGAGCTTCTGCTCGCTAGCCCTCAGCTGGCTGCTCAGCGCCGCCTCGCTGTGTTGCCGCTCCTCCAGCTGCTCGCGGACCCGGCCCTGCTCCCGCTTCAGGTCGCCCTTGAGCTTGGCCAGCGCCTGCTCCTTGATGGCTAGCTCGGCGGCCGCATTGCTGAGCCGTGCCTGAAGGCTCCGGATCTCAGCCTCATGGTGCCGGATCGTGTCCTTGGCCTCCCCATAGCTACGCTTCAGGGTCTGAATCTGGTGTGTAATCAGCTCCTGGCGCTGGCACTGGGCTTCAAGCTCACTTTGAAGGTCTTGGTTGACTCTATGGAGCCTCTGCCAGGCACCCGATGGGGAGGCGGCCACTTCAGTCTTAAAAAAACCGATTAAATACTGGTTAGTAACACTCGGGCCTCCCAGTTCTGAGTGTCACACCTCTGGCCAGGAACAACCACAGAAAGCTCCTTGATGGCTTTGGCTTTTATCCTTTgcacaactttatttttttttcccattaaaaaaatccaacatctttttttttttttttttttttttttttttttttagtaagtagCTGCTTCCAGGTAAACAGAAAACATGGACAATAACATCAGAAAACAGCTTTAACCAAACAGCTTCTAGGAGaaataaaccaaacaaaactGAATAATGGAACACACTGAGAAGCAAAACAAAGACTAAAAGACAAGAGAGCGCCAGGAagagggacaggcaggaggagcAGAGCACCTGCAGCTGTTTGtttcacaaaacaaaaagtacGCAGTCTTGACAACAAATCCTAAACAAGCACAGGACGCAAGGTGTAGGTAAATGATACCACTTCCTTCTAAgacaggaggagaaggaaggaaggtaacACTCGGGAGATGTCAGCAAGGTGACACCCAAACATTTTCCTGTGGAAAGTGTAGTCAGTCCTCTAGAGTAACAGGAAGAACTAATCTCTACCTGTAAGAAGACAAAACGAGGGGGGAACGGGAACCATGGAGTAAAATACAATAATCAACAAAACAAACCTTTGTGGagttcaaaataagaaaaagtgaagcatgcaaaaacaaaacacaatgtaaatgaaacaaaactccCCACACTGAAAGGCATGCAGAGACAGAACTCATTAATAGAGGGAAAAACAACACAAACAAGAGTGAGCTGAGCCCAGCCTAAGAATCTGGCCTGCCTGTGGCTCCCTCTCGGTCTGCTGGCCGGGGAAGCCACAGATGTGACACTCAGTTATGTTAAGTTCAAGTTACACTTCACGCTCAATGTCCAAACCATGCAAGCTCCTCCCAGCAGTTAGTGTAGCACCCACCCCAGTAGCTGGCTCCTGACCCTTAACCCCACAGACCCCCTGCTCATTCTGAGTCATGATTAAAAGCATTTCCAAAGCATAAAGGGTGGTGAAAAGTCACAGGTTATTAGACTTAGGGAAAAGGTATTAAAGACCAGCTTTGCCCAGTGCTGACCAACAGGGGCTTCAGTGTAGGCTCATGCAATTATGCAAGTTAGACAGAGGCAGGTTCCTAGGTTAGCAATGTGCAAAGTCCGCTGCTTAGTACAagttgagtattccttatccaaaataCTTGAGACAAGAACTGTTtcggattttaaaatatttgcattctacttactggttgagcatccccaatccaaaaatccaaaatctgaaatgctccagtgagcatttcctttgggCATAATGTCAGCGttcagttttggattttggagcatttcagattttcgaATTTGGGATGCTGAACTTGTATCTTTACTACCTGATTTGAAGTCAGTTCTTGTAGGATGAGGCCCAATCAAGAATTAAAAAGATGCTCCTCAAACCTGGAGGGCAAGCGCAAATGACCTTGGCAGGGAGGCCCACAGTCACCAGGTCTGAACTGGGCATGGCAATGACTATGGCAGaagaggctggagaggagagTCTAGGGCACGTGgggcagaaagaaagagaaggcccAGGGAGCACACAGGAGAAGAAACAGCAGAGAGTCTGCAAAGAGGCAGACTATGGGTCAGAGGCCAGCTGAGTGCCCCTGTTCCATCTGCTGCCTGGGATGACTCAGACCAAGGTCAGCACACTGCGGTCTGGAAATGTAGACACTCAATACATGACAGAGACTCGGGGTTTAAGAGCCGGAAGGGCCCTCAGGGATCACTGGGTCTAAGTCTACATAGGCAGCAGGCTGCCGCTGTAGAGGAGGGGACACGTGCACTTGCTTTGGGGGTCAGTAGCAGGGCCAAGTCTTGAACCTAGGACCTTGATTCTAATGTTATACCCTCAGCCTTTGCCAAGTACTTAGGCTCCCCGTTCTGGTACCCCAACTTCACTTCTCCTGCAGTATTTATATATCAATCTTCCTATCACAATCTCCTCTACCACTCAATGGGGACAGGAGTATATCTGTTTTATGCCCGATAcctggcacagggcctggcacgcTGCAGGAAAGTCAGCAGACACAGGTACGCCCTTGGGCCAGGCTAGCTCCAGCCTTGTGACACCCCTATATCAGGGCTCTGTGGTACAGGATCTCAGTGGAGGTATCCCAGGGTTGGGCTAGTAGTGGTAAGAGCCCCAGGTCTGCCTGCAGGTGTGGTATAGAAACAGATGGGAATGGGATCCAGTACTAGCTTTGCCACTGACTTGCTGTTGGTTGTAAGCAGGCACTGGATTTGCTGTGTGATTCAATGTCTTCAATCTGTACAATAGGTCCAATATTACTATAGTGAAAACTATGAGAAATCACATGTAAATGTATggttatttataataaatgtatattggcTACTTTCAGAGTCAAAGGGAAAGGTCACCAAAATGATTTTATTACCAAAAAAAGTCCTTAAATATAGAGGTTTCAGGGAGATTCCCCAAAATGTCATACCaggagggaaaaacaaacagaccCCCCCAAGCACATTGAGTGTCCAGTCCTGTGGTGGAAGAGCCCAGGGGCGTGAGCTCCCGGGAGGCAGCTCCTGCTCAGCCAAGTTTTGCACACTCCTAGCCTGCCTGAGCATGAACCCTTCACACTGAAGCTCCTGAGCGCACCATGGGCCATAGCAGCCCCTCCACCCTACCTGCAGCACGTAGCCCTCACGGGCGCTCTGCTCCCGGCCCAGGGCCACCCTCAGCTGGTCCTGCAGGAGCCGGTTCTGCTCCAGAAGGTCTGAGGCCTCCTTCTGGCTCTGCTCCAGCTGTTGGCAAAAAGACACACACTTTTATGCAAAATGACAATGATAAACAAAGCAGCTGCACAGCACAGACTCTTTCACTGGTCTTCCATGTGGCCTAAGAGTTTTGGAGTCTCCACATTTCAGCAGATGTGCTGATATGGCCTTTACCAGCAGCATTTGGAAGTGAAGTTTCCAATGCAAGCCATCAGTAACAATGGCAGACTCGGTACCCTCTGGGGACCAAGGGACTACCTTGTCCTTCCCTACTCCAGGCAGCCCTGGATGCCCACATACTTCCCATACCTGCTCAAGGTTCCAACGTGCATGCCCTATATAGGTGCCAAGG encodes the following:
- the MPRIP gene encoding myosin phosphatase Rho-interacting protein isoform X3 encodes the protein MSAAKENPCRKFQANIFNKSKCQNCFKPRESHLLNDEDLTQAKPIYGGWLLLAPDGTDFDNPVHRSRKWQRRFFILYEHGLLRYALDEMPTTLPQGTINMNQCTDVVDGEGRTGQKFSLCILTPEKEHFIRAETKEIVSGWLEMLMVYPRTNKQNQKKKRKVEPPTPQEPGPAKVAVTSSSSSSSSIPSAEKVPTTKSTLWQEEMRTKDQPDGSSLSPAQSPSQSQPPAASSLREPGLESKEEESSMSSDHVDCGRKVRVESGYFSLEKTKQDLKAEEQQLPPPLSPPSPSTPNHRYSCPESPSRELGGPLPSPGPQLPHRMVCSISLGSLDVASQPPAYVDSGSTRGRGTERLGSAFAFKASRQYATLADVPKAIRISHREAFQVERRRLERRTRARSPGREEVARLFGNERRRSQVIEKFEALDIEKAEHMETNAVGPSPSSDTRQGRSEKRAFPRKRDFTSEAPPAPLPDASASPLSPHRRAKSLDRRSTEPSVTPDLLNFKKGWLTKQYEDGQWKKHWFVLADQSLRYYRDSVAEEAADLDGEIDLSTCYDVTEYPVQRNYGFQIHTKEGEFTLSAMTSGIRRNWIQTIMKHVHPTTAPDVTSSLPEEKNKSSSSFETCPRPTEKQEAEPGEPDPEQKRSRARERRREGRSKTFDWAEFRPIQQALAQERVGGAGPADTHEPLRPEAEPGELERERARRREERRKRFGMLDATDGPGTEDAALRMEVDRSPGLPVSDLKTHNVHVEIEQRWHQVETTPLREEKQVPIAPVHLSSEDGSDRLSTNELTSLLEKELEQSQKEASDLLEQNRLLQDQLRVALGREQSAREGYVLQTEVAASPSGAWQRLHRVNQDLQSELEAQCQRQELITHQIQTLKRSYGEAKDTIRHHEAEIRSLQARLSNAAAELAIKEQALAKLKGDLKREQGRVREQLEERQHSEAALSSQLRASEQKLKSAEALLLEKTQELRGMETQQALQRDRQKEVQRLQERIADLSQQLGASEQAQRLMEEKLQRNYELLLESCEKEKQALLQNLKEVEDKASAYEDQLQGQAQQVETLQKEKLSATFEGSEQVHQLEEQLEAREASVRRLAEHVQSLCDERDLLRQRFQELTERVATSDEDVAELREKLRRREADNQSLEHSYQRVSSQLQSMHTLLREKEEELERIKEAHEKVLEKKEQDLNEALVKMVALGSSLEETEIKLQAKEEILRKFASESPKDMEEPQSTPEETERDGTLLPGQPVQATRAPLGLPHTRLEDEDEDLEAPPGEEYGDSSPNREESMVPPKSVEVLDREGHQQGTAKLDQGAPGVKRQRIRFSTIQCQRYIHPEGSEKTWTSSTSSDTSQDRSPSEESMSSEPAPSVLPATGDSDTYLSIIHSLETKLYVTEEKLKDVTVRLESQQGQSREALLALHHQWAGTEAQLREQLRASLLQVGALASQLEQERQERARRVEGHVGELGDFQVKNSQALMCLENCREQLRSLPRASQEDEQDARAASLASVESALISATQALRHWPAPAHGGACAQLETGGTEENGKPASLQQYSQSELTEQEQVRLLSDQIALEASLISQIADSLKNTTSDVSRMLHEISWSGQPLMESAGAPVDTWARKVLVDGEFWSQVESLRKHLGTLGGEAVSASGDGQQSIPQGLAPVLANATWVRAELSFATQSVRESFHRRLQSIQETLRGTQTALRQHKCLLREILGAYQTPDFERVMQQVLEALRLPAGHEDGVQLSWDLSPLGEVLGRDSDGSQEPLHVSDQSPGAFVAIQEELAQQLKEKASLLEEIAAALPSLPPVESLRDCQKLLQVSQSLSYNTCLGGLGQYSSLLVQDAIIQAQVCYAACRIRLEYEKELQLCKESWQTREPSCAEQAQAAQALREEYEELLRKQKSEYLDVIAIVERENAELKAKAAQLDHQQQCLEDAESKHSMSMFTLRGRYEEEIRCVVEQLTRTESTLQAERSRVLSQLDASVRDRQDMERHHGEQIQTLEDRFQLKVRELQTIHEEELRTLQEHYSQSLRCLQDTFCLHQGPHPKALPAPAPNWQATQGEADSMMGLRERIQELEAQMDVMREELGHKDLEGDAATLREKYQRDLESLKATCERGFAAMEETHQKKIEDLQRQHQRELEKLREEKDRLLAEETAATISAIEAMKNAHREEMERELEKSQRSQISSVNSDVEALRRQYLEELQSVQRELEVLSEQYSQKCLENAHLAQALEAERQALRQCQRENQELNAHNQVLLRVKESEIQYLKQEISSLKDELQTALRDKKYASDKYKDIYTELSIAKAKADCDISRLKEQLKAATEALGEKSPDSATVSGYDIMKSKSNPDFLKKDRSCVTRQLRNIRSKSLKEGLTVQERLKLFESRDLKKD